The Pogona vitticeps strain Pit_001003342236 chromosome 3, PviZW2.1, whole genome shotgun sequence genome includes a window with the following:
- the TUBGCP5 gene encoding gamma-tubulin complex component 5 isoform X2, with product MEGEEFDFEPDLETPEWSDISDAEEDTEPLSREDSGIQVDRTPQEEQDQNKKSTSHVTWKGEPDARTWLQQHVVAPYWTGRGVRFSHSLHFHSNLAAVWEQHLYNSDPLYMPEERILITETQVIRETIWLLSGVKKLFIFQLNDGKITVRNDITVTHLTHSSLRSMLERIAAYGQVVFRLQKFIDEVMGHSSESGIHGAISTPKKSAEAPFRTYQAFMRALYKYFISFKEELTEIERCIINKDTTVTLSIVIEKLSPRLAQLKVLHKVFSTGVAEVPPDTRNVVRASHLLNTLYKAILDYDNIGEASEQTVSLLFSLWVETVRPYLQTVDEWIVHGNLFDPAKEFIIQRNKNVPVNHRDFWYATYTLYSVSEKTENEEKMSDNASASSGSDQAPSSKQHTMVSFLKPVLKQIIMAGKSMQLLKNLQCSESSPQQAALRDAERKSLYTLFLESVQSRLRHGEDPVQNVITEQQATKQSLIKMQSIAERHLELDDVHDPLLAINFARLYLEQGNFHESLTADDVCVDRSSESVTCQTFELTLRSCLYPHIDKQYLQCCGNLMQTLKKDYRLVEYLQAMRNFFLLEAGDTMYDFYTSIFDKIREKDAWQSEPFLNVQLQEAVGQRYPEDSLRLSISCENIDIAKKKLPVHTLDGLILSYKVPWPVDIVISVECQKIYNQVFLLLLQIKWAKYSLDVLRFHELVSAAEKLQNKGGAEQGPLLQFGAQQEPIKQQTHRMFLLRMKLMHFVNSLHNYIMTRILHSTGLEFQHQVEEAKDLDQLIKIHYRYLSTIHDRCLLREKVSFVKEAIMKVLNLVLMFADRWQAGLGAWKMESITKMESDFKNCHMFLVTVLNKAVCRGSFPHLESLALSLMAGMEQT from the exons ATGGAAGGTGAAGAATTTGACTTTGAGCCTGATTTAGAAACACCG GAATGGTCTGACATAAGTGATGCTGAGGAAGATACTGAACCTTTGAGTCGAGAAGATTCTGGCATTCAGGTGGATAGGACACCACAAGAAGAACAGGATCAAAACAAGAAGTCGACATCTCATGTCACCTGGAAGG GTGAACCTGATGCACGTACCTGGCTCCAACAACATGTGGTTGCTCCATATTGGACTGGTAGAGGAGTTCGTTTTTCCCATAGTTTACATTTTCATTCCAATTTAGCGGCTGTATG GGAGCAGCATTTATATAACAGTGATCCTTTGTATATGCCAGAAGAGAGAATCCTCATCACTGAAACACAGGTCATTCGGGAAACAATTTG gctTCTTTCAGGTGTAAAAAAACTCTTTATATTTCAGCTGAATGATGGAAAGATCACTGTGAGAAATGATATCACGGTAACCCATTTGACCCAT AGCTCATTAAGATCAATGCTGGAAAGGATAGCTGCATATGGGCAGGTTGTATTTAGGCTGCAAAAGTTCATTGATGAAGTCATGGGTCACAGCTCTGAAAGTGGAATACATGGGGCCATATCCACTCCCAAGAAATCTGCAGAAGCACCATTTAGAACTTATCAGGCTTTTATGCGAGCTCTCTATAAATATTTCATCAGTTTCAAGGAGGAACTTACTGAAATTGAGAGGTGCATAATTAACAAAG ATACTACAGTCACTCTTTCGATAGTTATAGAGAAGCTATCACCTCGACTAGCACAGCTAAAGGTACTTCATAAAGTCTTTAGCACTGGAGTTGCAGAAGTACCACCTGACACTCGCAATGTTGTAAGAGCTTCTCATTTGCTAAATACATTGTACAAAGCTATTCTTGACTATGACAACATCGGAGAAGCCTCTGAACAAACG GTCTCCCTGTTATTTTCACTCTGGGTTGAAACAGTAAGGCCATATTTGCAGACAGTGGATGAGTGGATTGTCCATGGGAACTTATTTGATCCTGCTAAAGAATTTATAATTCAAAG aaacaaaaatgttCCTGTTAACCATAGAGATTTTTGGTATGCTACCTACACATTGTATAGTGTATCAGAAAAGACAGAGAATGAAGAGAAAATGAGTGACAATGCTAGCGCCAGCTCCGGGAGTGATCAGGCACCCTCAAGCAAACAACACACCATGGTCTCTTTTTTGAAACCGGTACTGAAGCAGATCATTATGGCTGGGAAGTCCATGCAGTTGTTGAAGAACCTGCAGTGCTCCGAAAGCTCTCCTCAGCAGGCGGCATTGAGAG ATGCAGAAAGGAAGAGCTTGTATACGTTATTTCTAGAGTCTGTGCAGTCGCGCTTGCGGCATGGAGAAGATCCTGTTCAGAATGTTATTACTGAACAGCAGGCAACCAAGCAGAGCCTAATAAAGATGCAGTCTATTGCAGAGAGACATTTGGAGTTGGATGATGTCCATGATCCCTTGCTGGCTATTAATTTTGCAAG GCTATATTTGGAACAAGGCAACTTTCACGAGTCCCTTACTGCTGATGATGTTTGTGTGGATAGATCATCCGAATCAGTTACATGTCAGACATTTGAACTGACATTGAGGTCTTGCCTTTATCCTCACATAGATAAACAATATTTACAGTGCTGTGGAAATTTAATGCAAACTTTGAAGAAAGATTACAG GCTAGTGGAGTACTTGCAGGCAATGAGAAACTTTTTCTTACTGGAGGCTGGTGACACTATGTATGACTTCTACACATCCATTTTTGATAAAATAAGAGAGAAAGATGCATGGCAAAGTGAACCATTCCTTAACGTCCAACTCCAAGAAGCGGTTGGACAGCGTTACCCAGAGGATAGTTTAAG GCTATCTATATCATGTGAAAATATTGATATAGCAAAGAAGAAGCTTCCTGTTCATACTTTGGATGGCTTAATACTGAGTTATAAG GTTCCTTGGCCAGTTGATATAGTTATAAGTGTGGAATGTCAAAAAATCTACAATCAAGTATTTCTTCTATTGTTACAAATCAAATGGGCCAAATATAGTCTGGACGTGTTAAGATTTCATG AACTAGTCAGTGCAGCAGAAAAGCTGCAGAATAAAGGTGGAGCCGAACAAGGGCCCCTTCTCCAGTTTGGAGCACAGCAGGAACCCATTAAACAACAAACACATCGCATGTTTCTTTTAAGGATGAAACTCATGCATTTTGTCAACAGCCTGCACAACTACATCATGACTAGG ATCCTTCACAGTACAGGTTTGGAGTTTCAGCATCAAGTAGAAGAAGCAAAAGATCTGGatcaattaattaaaattcaTTATAGATATCTTTCCACAATCCATGATCGCTGCCTGCTGAGAGAAAAG GTTAGTTTTGTGAAAGAAGCAATAATGAAAGTGCTGAACCTGGTGCTGATGTTCGCAGACCGTTGGCAAGCCGGTTTGGGAGCTTGGAA GATGGAATCCATAACCAAGATggaatcagattttaaaaactgccacATGTTCCTCGTGACAGTACTGAACAAAGCAGTATGCAGAGGCTCCTTCCCACATT
- the TUBGCP5 gene encoding gamma-tubulin complex component 5 isoform X1, with amino-acid sequence MAAAAAAATATTPTPPAHWSRFEQEQDLTLRELIRRVTGLKEERGEEAAHFQAALNFAWSNFRFHRFLDVSRHKVEKIVEGIYEKLVVHSDLVKAASWKRLTDEFPNLPLPTTEGTKTDTHYAILSLLLCLSDSPSNTCYAEKPREKEVAKEEFDWGKYLMEGEEFDFEPDLETPEWSDISDAEEDTEPLSREDSGIQVDRTPQEEQDQNKKSTSHVTWKGEPDARTWLQQHVVAPYWTGRGVRFSHSLHFHSNLAAVWEQHLYNSDPLYMPEERILITETQVIRETIWLLSGVKKLFIFQLNDGKITVRNDITVTHLTHSSLRSMLERIAAYGQVVFRLQKFIDEVMGHSSESGIHGAISTPKKSAEAPFRTYQAFMRALYKYFISFKEELTEIERCIINKDTTVTLSIVIEKLSPRLAQLKVLHKVFSTGVAEVPPDTRNVVRASHLLNTLYKAILDYDNIGEASEQTVSLLFSLWVETVRPYLQTVDEWIVHGNLFDPAKEFIIQRNKNVPVNHRDFWYATYTLYSVSEKTENEEKMSDNASASSGSDQAPSSKQHTMVSFLKPVLKQIIMAGKSMQLLKNLQCSESSPQQAALRDAERKSLYTLFLESVQSRLRHGEDPVQNVITEQQATKQSLIKMQSIAERHLELDDVHDPLLAINFARLYLEQGNFHESLTADDVCVDRSSESVTCQTFELTLRSCLYPHIDKQYLQCCGNLMQTLKKDYRLVEYLQAMRNFFLLEAGDTMYDFYTSIFDKIREKDAWQSEPFLNVQLQEAVGQRYPEDSLRLSISCENIDIAKKKLPVHTLDGLILSYKVPWPVDIVISVECQKIYNQVFLLLLQIKWAKYSLDVLRFHELVSAAEKLQNKGGAEQGPLLQFGAQQEPIKQQTHRMFLLRMKLMHFVNSLHNYIMTRILHSTGLEFQHQVEEAKDLDQLIKIHYRYLSTIHDRCLLREKVSFVKEAIMKVLNLVLMFADRWQAGLGAWKMESITKMESDFKNCHMFLVTVLNKAVCRGSFPHLESLALSLMAGMEQT; translated from the exons atggcggcggcggcagccgcGGCCACGGCCACCACCCCAACTCCGCCGGCGCACTGGAGCCGCTTCGAGCAGGAGCAGGACCTGACGTTGCGGGAGCTGATCCGGCGGGTCACCGGCctgaaggaagagagaggagaagaagctgCCCATTTCCAGGCGGCACTAAATTTCGCCTGGTCCAACTTCAG gTTTCATCGATTTCTTGATGTTAGTAGGCATAAAGTGGAGAAAATAGTAGAAGG AATTTATGAAAAGCTGGTTGTTCACTCAGACCTTGTTAAGGCTGCAAGCTGGAAGAGGTTAACGGATGAGTTTCCGAATTTGCCTCTCCCAACCACTgaaggaacaaag ACAGATACTCATTATGCCATACTCTCTCTTCTGCTGTGCTTATCTGATTCTCCTTCCAACACTTGTTATGCAGAGAAACCGAGAGAGAAAGAAGTGG CAAAAGAAGAATTTGATTGGGGAAAATACTTAATGGAAGGTGAAGAATTTGACTTTGAGCCTGATTTAGAAACACCG GAATGGTCTGACATAAGTGATGCTGAGGAAGATACTGAACCTTTGAGTCGAGAAGATTCTGGCATTCAGGTGGATAGGACACCACAAGAAGAACAGGATCAAAACAAGAAGTCGACATCTCATGTCACCTGGAAGG GTGAACCTGATGCACGTACCTGGCTCCAACAACATGTGGTTGCTCCATATTGGACTGGTAGAGGAGTTCGTTTTTCCCATAGTTTACATTTTCATTCCAATTTAGCGGCTGTATG GGAGCAGCATTTATATAACAGTGATCCTTTGTATATGCCAGAAGAGAGAATCCTCATCACTGAAACACAGGTCATTCGGGAAACAATTTG gctTCTTTCAGGTGTAAAAAAACTCTTTATATTTCAGCTGAATGATGGAAAGATCACTGTGAGAAATGATATCACGGTAACCCATTTGACCCAT AGCTCATTAAGATCAATGCTGGAAAGGATAGCTGCATATGGGCAGGTTGTATTTAGGCTGCAAAAGTTCATTGATGAAGTCATGGGTCACAGCTCTGAAAGTGGAATACATGGGGCCATATCCACTCCCAAGAAATCTGCAGAAGCACCATTTAGAACTTATCAGGCTTTTATGCGAGCTCTCTATAAATATTTCATCAGTTTCAAGGAGGAACTTACTGAAATTGAGAGGTGCATAATTAACAAAG ATACTACAGTCACTCTTTCGATAGTTATAGAGAAGCTATCACCTCGACTAGCACAGCTAAAGGTACTTCATAAAGTCTTTAGCACTGGAGTTGCAGAAGTACCACCTGACACTCGCAATGTTGTAAGAGCTTCTCATTTGCTAAATACATTGTACAAAGCTATTCTTGACTATGACAACATCGGAGAAGCCTCTGAACAAACG GTCTCCCTGTTATTTTCACTCTGGGTTGAAACAGTAAGGCCATATTTGCAGACAGTGGATGAGTGGATTGTCCATGGGAACTTATTTGATCCTGCTAAAGAATTTATAATTCAAAG aaacaaaaatgttCCTGTTAACCATAGAGATTTTTGGTATGCTACCTACACATTGTATAGTGTATCAGAAAAGACAGAGAATGAAGAGAAAATGAGTGACAATGCTAGCGCCAGCTCCGGGAGTGATCAGGCACCCTCAAGCAAACAACACACCATGGTCTCTTTTTTGAAACCGGTACTGAAGCAGATCATTATGGCTGGGAAGTCCATGCAGTTGTTGAAGAACCTGCAGTGCTCCGAAAGCTCTCCTCAGCAGGCGGCATTGAGAG ATGCAGAAAGGAAGAGCTTGTATACGTTATTTCTAGAGTCTGTGCAGTCGCGCTTGCGGCATGGAGAAGATCCTGTTCAGAATGTTATTACTGAACAGCAGGCAACCAAGCAGAGCCTAATAAAGATGCAGTCTATTGCAGAGAGACATTTGGAGTTGGATGATGTCCATGATCCCTTGCTGGCTATTAATTTTGCAAG GCTATATTTGGAACAAGGCAACTTTCACGAGTCCCTTACTGCTGATGATGTTTGTGTGGATAGATCATCCGAATCAGTTACATGTCAGACATTTGAACTGACATTGAGGTCTTGCCTTTATCCTCACATAGATAAACAATATTTACAGTGCTGTGGAAATTTAATGCAAACTTTGAAGAAAGATTACAG GCTAGTGGAGTACTTGCAGGCAATGAGAAACTTTTTCTTACTGGAGGCTGGTGACACTATGTATGACTTCTACACATCCATTTTTGATAAAATAAGAGAGAAAGATGCATGGCAAAGTGAACCATTCCTTAACGTCCAACTCCAAGAAGCGGTTGGACAGCGTTACCCAGAGGATAGTTTAAG GCTATCTATATCATGTGAAAATATTGATATAGCAAAGAAGAAGCTTCCTGTTCATACTTTGGATGGCTTAATACTGAGTTATAAG GTTCCTTGGCCAGTTGATATAGTTATAAGTGTGGAATGTCAAAAAATCTACAATCAAGTATTTCTTCTATTGTTACAAATCAAATGGGCCAAATATAGTCTGGACGTGTTAAGATTTCATG AACTAGTCAGTGCAGCAGAAAAGCTGCAGAATAAAGGTGGAGCCGAACAAGGGCCCCTTCTCCAGTTTGGAGCACAGCAGGAACCCATTAAACAACAAACACATCGCATGTTTCTTTTAAGGATGAAACTCATGCATTTTGTCAACAGCCTGCACAACTACATCATGACTAGG ATCCTTCACAGTACAGGTTTGGAGTTTCAGCATCAAGTAGAAGAAGCAAAAGATCTGGatcaattaattaaaattcaTTATAGATATCTTTCCACAATCCATGATCGCTGCCTGCTGAGAGAAAAG GTTAGTTTTGTGAAAGAAGCAATAATGAAAGTGCTGAACCTGGTGCTGATGTTCGCAGACCGTTGGCAAGCCGGTTTGGGAGCTTGGAA GATGGAATCCATAACCAAGATggaatcagattttaaaaactgccacATGTTCCTCGTGACAGTACTGAACAAAGCAGTATGCAGAGGCTCCTTCCCACATT